From the genome of Nicotiana sylvestris chromosome 2, ASM39365v2, whole genome shotgun sequence, one region includes:
- the LOC138884983 gene encoding secreted RxLR effector protein 161-like has product MVEELLIILVYVDDLLVTGRNLPLIKQVKKDLEESFKITDLGELNRGKPAATTLEFNHKLTSIEFDQLIHGGKSVTDDVELDDKGKFQRLVGRLLYLTTTRPDIAFVVQVLSQYIHAPKVSHMEFALRVIRYTKIAPGLALFMPAEKCHQLVAYCDLDQGSCVETRKSVTGYMVKFGEALISWKSKKQGTLSRSSTEAEFRSMAATVAEVIWITRLFKELRVEVSLPTL; this is encoded by the exons ATGGTTGAAGAGTTGCTGATTATATTAGTGTATGTTGATGATCTATTGGTAACTGGAAGAAATTTACCTCTTATTAAGCAAGTCAAGAAAGATTTGGAAGAGAGTTTCAAGATAACGGACCTAGGAGA GCTTAACAGGGGAAAACCAGCAGCTACGACTTTAGAATTTAATCACAAACTCACCTCTATTGAGTTTGACCAGCTGATACATGGTGGAAAGAGTGTTACTGATGATGTAGAACTTGATGACAAAGGAAAGTTTCAGAGGCTAGTTGGAAGGTTATTATACTTGAccactacaaggcctgacatagcctTTGTGGTACAAGTACTCAGTCAATATATACATGCACCAAAAGTGTCCCATATGGAATTTGCCTTGAGAGTAATTAGGTACACCAAAATAGCACcaggacttgctttgtttatgCCAGCAGAAAAGTGCCATCAGTTAGTTGCCTATTGTGACTTAGACCAGGGATCTTGTGTAGAGACTAGAAAGTCTGTCACAGGATATATGGTGAAGTTTGGAGAAGCCTTAATCTCTTGGAAGTCCAAAAAACAAGGAACATTATCCAGAAGCTCTACTGAAGCAGAATTTCGAAGCATGGCTGCCACTGTAGCTGAGGTTATATGGATAACTAGACTGTTTAAAGAACTAAGGGTTGAAGTTTCACTACCTACTctataa
- the LOC104210087 gene encoding uncharacterized protein isoform X2: MSLYIMKNCVVCPNNMKLKIKDHKFKLMFTHKITVDEIHDPHFNMCIFKFRTYEQLSNPQEFDNTELFDIIDEVVSYEDLRFIKQDNNIRMYMNIEIQDYESNNISATLWGDFVEQIMPYLNESNDKPVVVVMQLIKVHRYRVKLLKSTIDSRKSTVFCKEHSSDV; the protein is encoded by the exons ATGAGTTTGTACATCATGAAGAATTGCGTGGTTTGTCCAAATAATATGAAGCTGAAGATCAAAGACCACAAGTTTAAGTTGATGTTCACGCATAAGATCACTGTTGACGAAATACATGATCCACATTTCAACATGtgtattttcaaatttagaaccTATGAGCAGCTTTCAAATCCGCAAGAATTTGACAATACTGAGCTATTTG ATATCATTGACGAAGTTGTGAGTTATGAGGACTTACGGTTTATCAAGCAAGATAATAACATCCGTATGTACATGAACATTGAGATACAAGATTATGA GAGCAACAACATTTCTGCAACTctttggggagactttgtggaaCAGATCATGCCATATTTGAATGAATCCAATGATAAGCCTGTTGTCGTCGTCATGCAATTGATTAAAGTACACCGATATCGAG TTAAACTCTTAAAAAGTACCATAGACTCAAGAAAATCTACTGTGTTTTGCAAAGAACATTCTTCTGATGTCTAA
- the LOC104210087 gene encoding uncharacterized protein isoform X1: MSLYIMKNCVVCPNNMKLKIKDHKFKLMFTHKITVDEIHDPHFNMCIFKFRTYEQLSNPQEFDNTELFDIIDEVVSYEDLRFIKQDNNIRMYMNIEIQDYESNNISATLWGDFVEQIMPYLNESNDKPVVVVMQLIKVHRYREQYSVRNTWHPSKLWINSNLPQVIDFCSS; this comes from the exons ATGAGTTTGTACATCATGAAGAATTGCGTGGTTTGTCCAAATAATATGAAGCTGAAGATCAAAGACCACAAGTTTAAGTTGATGTTCACGCATAAGATCACTGTTGACGAAATACATGATCCACATTTCAACATGtgtattttcaaatttagaaccTATGAGCAGCTTTCAAATCCGCAAGAATTTGACAATACTGAGCTATTTG ATATCATTGACGAAGTTGTGAGTTATGAGGACTTACGGTTTATCAAGCAAGATAATAACATCCGTATGTACATGAACATTGAGATACAAGATTATGA GAGCAACAACATTTCTGCAACTctttggggagactttgtggaaCAGATCATGCCATATTTGAATGAATCCAATGATAAGCCTGTTGTCGTCGTCATGCAATTGATTAAAGTACACCGATATCGAG AACAATATTCAGTGAGGAACACTTGGCACCCGTCGAAACTTTGGATCAATTCAAATCTTCCTCAAGTTATTGACTTTTGCTCCAG TTAA